From a single Theropithecus gelada isolate Dixy chromosome 8, Tgel_1.0, whole genome shotgun sequence genomic region:
- the GLI4 gene encoding zinc finger protein GLI4 codes for MAALGDVQKSPSVPSPVSLSSPGTPGAQHHEPQLHLHGHQHGSPSSSPEVLSQPSDLDLQDIEEVEIGRDTFWPDSEPEPEQAPRSPGSQAPDEGAGGALRSLLRSLPRRARCGAGFGPESSAERPAGQPPGAVPCAQPRGAWRVTLVPQAAAGPEGAPERAAELGVNFGRSRQGSARGAKPHRCESCGKSFKYNSLLLKHQRIHTGEKPYACHECGKRFRGWSGFIQHHRIHTGEKPYECGQCGRAFSHSSHFTQHLRIHNGEKPYKCGECGQAFSQSSNLVRHQRLHTGEKPYACSQCGKAFIWSSVLIEHQRIHTGEKPYECADCGKAFRGRSHFFRHLRTHTGEKPFACGACGKAFGQSSQLIQHQRVHYRE; via the exons ATGGCAGCCCTAGGGGACGTTCAGAAGTCCCCTTCTGTCCCGTCCCCTGTCAGTCTCTCATCACCGGGGACACCTGGAGCCCAGCACCACGAGCCTCAGCTTCACCTCCATGGGCATCAACATG GCTCCCCGAGCTCCAGCCCTGAGGTGTTGTCCCAGCCGTCTGACCTGGATCTCCAGGACATAGAGGAGGTGGAGATCGGCAGAGACACCTTCTGGCCCG ACTCCGAGCCCGAGCCGGAGCAGGCTCCACGCTCTCCCGGCTCTCAGGCCCCTGACGAGGGGGCGGGCGGGGCGCTGCGCAGCCTCCTGAGGAGCCTTCCCCGCAGGGCCCGGTGCGGCGCTGGCTTCGGGCCCGAGTCCAGCGCGGAGCGGCCGGCGGGCCAGCCGCCTGGGGCCGTCCCCTGCGCTCAGCCGCGGGGCGCCTGGCGCGTGACGCTCGTGCCGCAAGCAGCGGCCGGGCCCGAGGGCGCGCCCGAGCGAGCCGCCGAGCTGGGAGTCAACTTCGGTCGGAGCCGGCAGGGCAGCGCGCGGGGGGCCAAGCCGCACAGGTGCGAGTCCTGCGGCAAGAGCTTCAAGTACAACTCGCTGCTGCTGAAGCACCAGCGCATCCACACGGGCGAGAAGCCCTACGCCTGCCACGAGTGCGGCAAGCGCTTCCGCGGCTGGTCGGGCTTCATCCAGCACCACCGCATCCACACGGGCGAGAAGCCCTACGAGTGCGGCCAGTGCGGCCGCGCCTTCAGCCACAGCTCGCACTTCACGCAGCACCTGCGCATCCACAACGGCGAGAAGCCCTACAAGTGCGGCGAGTGCGGCCAGGCCTTCAGCCAGAGCTCCAACCTGGTGCGCCACCAGCGGCTGCACACGGGCGAGAAGCCCTACGCCTGCAGCCAGTGCGGCAAGGCCTTTATCTGGAGCTCCGTGCTCATCGAGCACCAGCGCATCCACACTGGCGAGAAGCCCTACGAGTGCGCCGACTGCGGCAAGGCCTTCCGCGGCCGCTCGCACTTCTTTCGGCACCTGCGGACCCACACGGGCGAGAAGCCCTTCGCGTGCGGCGCCTGCGGCAAGGCCTTCGGCCAGAGCTCCCAGCTCATCCAGCACCAGCGGGTGCACTACCGCGAGTAG